In Desulfosudis oleivorans Hxd3, the DNA window AAACTCGCTCCCGGCGACAAGCTTGCCGCCGAGCGGGAGCTTTCCAAAAAAATGGATATCGACCGCACCTCCCTGCGAATCGCTCTCAAGCAGCTGGAGGCCCTGGGCGTCCTGGAGATTCGCCAGGGAGACGGCATCTATGTGAAAGACTATATGAAAAATGCCGGACTCGATTTTCTTCGCCTGCTTTTTCTTCAGGAGGAAAAAGAGGGTGAGGGGCCGGTCATTGACGAGTATATCATTGACGAGGCCATGGAGTTCTGGGTGGAGTTCATGCCCCTGATGGTCAAGGTGGCCCTTCGCCGCATCACCCCCCTGCACATAAAGCGGTTCGTGGACACGTTCAACAACGAGCTGGAGGTGATCGGAGACCGGGAAAAGGTTGTCGAATCCGAGCTGTTGCAGCAGGAGATGGTGGCCGAGGCCACGGACAACCTTCTGTTTCTGCTGCTGTCCAATACCACCCGGCCCCTGCGGAAAAAATTTCTGGAGATTTTTGTAAGCCAGCTGGACAAGGAGACCATGCGGCGCCATGTCGAGTTCAAGCGGGCCCTGCTCCGGTCCGACCTGGCTACCGACCCCAGGGGGCCGGAGGTCATCTCCGAAGGATATAAGAAAATGATGATCTACTACCGCGATGTGGCGCGAAAGTCGTGGCAGGTCACGCCTGAAGATGACAAACTGGTAAAACAGTTTATGGCTTCCGTGGATGCCGGGCAAGCGTAACCATTAAAAAGGAAAAACCATGTCTCTTAAAAGATTTCCTGAAAAACGGATTCTGATCACCGGCGCCGGTTCCGGGTTCGGCCGGGCCCTGGCCCTGGAGTTTGCAAAACTGGGGTGGCGCATCGGCGTTGCCGAAATCAACGCGGAGCGGGCCGCCGAGTCGGCCGAACTGATCCGGCAGGCCGGGGGCCGGCCCGTGGAAATTCTCTGCGATGTCACCAAGCCCGAAGACCTGGATGCCGCCGCGGCCCTGGTGCAAAAAGAGTGGGGCGGGCTGGACATTCTGGTCAACAATGCCGGCGTGGCTGCCGCCGGTCTGGTGGAAAAGACCCCTCTGGAGACCTGGGACTGGATTCTGGCGTTAAACACCAAAAGCATTATTCTGGGGTGCCGCTCCTTTATTCCCATGCTCAAGGCCCAGAAGTCCGGCTATATCGTGAACATGGCCTCAGCTGCCGGCATCTCTTCCCTGCCGGAGATGGGGTGCTACAACATCACCAAGGCCGCGGCCATCTCCCTTTCCGAAACACTGCGCGGTGAGCTGGCGCCCTTTAATATCGGTGTGTCGGTGATCTGCCCCTCTTTTTTTAAAACCAACCTCATGGACCAGTTTACATCCCCGGACGAGCGCCAGCGCAAAATGGCGGCCGCTTTTTTCAAAAAATCCAGGGTCACGGCAGACCAGATCGCCCGGCACGTGGTCAAATCCGTGGATAAAAAAAGATTTTATATAATCACCCAGAAAGACGCCCGGGTCATGTGGTATGCCAAGCGGTTTTTTCCGGAAACCTATTTTCGGATCGCGGCCAGCATCTATAAAAAGAACCTGATGGACAAGTACCTGGGGGTTTCGTGACCCGCCGGGAATTCAGACGGCGTCAGCCATAACCGTTTTGCCGGAAAAAAAGATGCGCAAAAAAGAAGAAGCCCTTTCCCCTTTGGGCAGCTACGAGCCGGGCATGGAGTGGAACCCGGTGGAAAAGACCATCATGGAGCGGCGCAGTATCCGGAAGTTTAAAAAAGATCCTGTGCCGGCCACCCTGATCCGGCGGGTTCTGGAGGCGGGCCGGTTTGCGCCCTCGGCAGGTAACCAGCAGCCCTGGAAGTTTGTGGTGATCACCAGCCCCGAGATCATTGCCGCCATGGACAAAGACGCGGCCATGGTGACCCGGTTTTTTCTGTTTTTTCTGGGGTATGTCAACCACACCGGCATTCGCCGGGCCATCTCCAAATTTCTGGCCCATGTTTTTGCCTTTCGCCTGTTTTCCAACGAGATGCACCCGGCCCCTTACGGCGCCATGCGCCAGGCGGCCCTGGGCAAAACCCCCTACTGGCACAACGCGCCCGTGGTCATCCTCATTCTGATGGATCGGCGCGGGGTCTCCGACCCGGCCGTGGACGTGGGCGTGGCCGGCCAGAACATGGTGCTGGCGGCCCACAGCCTGGGCCTGGGCACCTGCTGGGTGGGGTTTACCAAGCTTCTGACCTACCTGCCCTGGTGGAAAAAAAGGTTTAACGTCACATATCCCTATGTTTTAAAAGAGAGCATTGCCCTTGGCTGGCCCGCCTCAAAAGCCGACGGCGAGGTGGTGCGGGAGGTCCATCTGGTGGACTGGTACGAGGGCGGAATCAACGACAAACCCAGAACAGAGCGGCAGGGAGAGTAAATCATGGCCACCGGCTTAAGCCTGAAAGAGCGGTTTGACATTCCCGAATATGACGACATGGCCGCCATGCACTATGCCCTGCTGGATTTTGACCAGGAAAAGTGTGTACAGTGCGGTCTTTGCGTGTCTGCCTGCGCCGGCGGCTGCATTCTTATCGGCAGCCTTTACCGGTCCGATTTTATTTCAGGACAGGGCAAAGCCCGGCAGGGCTTTCCAGAACTGGACACCCTTCCGAACCAGACCCCCATGTGCGTGGGGTGCCTTACCTGCTCGGCGGCCTGCCCCACCGGTGCCATCACCATCAAGCAGCCCTTTCGTCCCGGCGGCCGCCTGAAAAAGCTGCACCAGGCCCCGGAGATGACCCCGCCTCACCGGTATTGATTGCGCAAACGTATTTTCTGGGATTGCCCGACCAGGGGGCTCTGACCTGTTTACCCCGGATTTTGCTTTTAAGCCAATCGGGTTGGCGGGATTTCCTGTTCCGGTCACAGCGGTTCTTCTTTGACTTCCCTGTCGTTGCCCGGCATAATAGCCAAATCGTTATCTTTGCCCTTGAGAAAGGAAACAGATGCGCCCCGTCAGACAGCTTTTTCTTTTGCCGTTTCTTCTTCTGGTTTTTGCTTCTTCCGGCCTGTGCTTTACCGATGTGACCACCCTTGAGTTTAAGGGCTTTACGCTGGGCATGTCCCTGGAGCAGGCGGTCAAAACCTTAAAGGCCCGTGCGTACAGGGAAAACAGGGACATACGGGTTTTCAGCAGCGGGGAGTATGCCATAAGCGCCTATTTTCAAAACGATATTCCCCTTCACCTGGTTTCGGCCAAAGAGAGCGACTACACGGATATGACCCTGCAGTTTGCAAACAACGAACTGCTGATGCTGGATGCAAAAACCCGGTACGTAACCGCGGACCAGGCCAGGGCCCTGCCGGATAAATACACCCGGATCTTTGGCCCGTTTGATTTTCGCGGCGAGAAGCTTTCCCGCGACACGGCCGTTTTGTTCTGGCTCTGGGGCGGGGAATCCATTCGCCCGGAAACGCCGCCCATGGCCCCTCATGTTCAGGTGCAAATCATCAGCAAAAGGGAAAACGGAAAAGAGACCCCGGAAAGCGAAGAGCTTAGAATGGTGGATGTTCCAAAACTGATGGGGGTACAATACGCGGAAACACTGGAGCAGTACCTCAAGGGCAACGCGCTTTACGCGGCAAAGGTAGAAGAAGGCCGCAAACTGGCCGCGGGGCATATACCAAAGATTCAGGCCGCCATTGACGGCGACGACCGTTACCGGCAGGTTAAGCTCAATCCTTTTGAAGACACGATTCTGGTCTCCGGCGTTGTAAAGCAGGGCGACCTGAACCCCCTTAAAGAGATGGTCGCCGCAACCGATCCCCCCTTGAAAATAACCTGGAACGTGCGTGAATACCCGGCCGAGGTTTTCAAACAAAAATAGCGTCCCAAACCCTGCCCCGGTGCTAAAAAACCGCGAGCCTTTAAGAAAAAAGGGGTCTGCCTTGACCAGCATAAGCAACAACGACCTGTTATCTCTCGGTGATTTGAACCTGGCCGAGTTCAACCGGGAGTTTGCCCGGTGGAACGAGAGATACGAAATTATCGAATCCGATGATCTTTTAATGACACTCGGGGCGGACGCCTTTCCCGGCGCCAATTTTGTCATGCGCCTAGCGCCGGCATGCACACCTTCGGCAAACGAACTGCTTGACCGGGCCATGGCCTTTTTTCAAGCGCGCCAGCGCGGGTTTAGCATTCATGTGCGGCGCCACATCGACACGGACCTTGAGGCCGCCTGTGAAGCCGCCGGAATGTTTAAGGTCGGCAATTCCGCCGGCATGTGTCTTGACACCCCGCTGCCGGACAAGCCGGAGGATGGGTCCGTACAGGTCCGGGTGATAGAGGAGAGGCAGGGCGCCGTTGATTTTGCGGACGTTACCGTGGCCAGCTACAAAAGTCTCGGCCTGCCGGAAGAAACGGGAAAAAAGATGTTTGCCGCGCCGGAGCGAATGCTAAAACCCCATATTGTTCCGGTGGTGGCCTATGACCACGGCGTTCCCGTATCCGTGGCCATGGCCCTGATGAGCCACGGCATTGCCGGCATATACTGGGTGGGCACGGTAGAAACCCATCGCCGCCGGGGCCTGGCGGAACGGTGCACGCGAATCGCCGGAAACAGGGCGTTTGCAATGGGGGCGACCCGTGTGGTGCTTCAGGCAAGCCATATGGGCGAGCCGGTGTATCAGGGCATGGGGTATCGGGAGTTTACCCGCTATCCATGGTACATGTGGTTTTACAAGAA includes these proteins:
- a CDS encoding nitroreductase family protein — its product is MRKKEEALSPLGSYEPGMEWNPVEKTIMERRSIRKFKKDPVPATLIRRVLEAGRFAPSAGNQQPWKFVVITSPEIIAAMDKDAAMVTRFFLFFLGYVNHTGIRRAISKFLAHVFAFRLFSNEMHPAPYGAMRQAALGKTPYWHNAPVVILILMDRRGVSDPAVDVGVAGQNMVLAAHSLGLGTCWVGFTKLLTYLPWWKKRFNVTYPYVLKESIALGWPASKADGEVVREVHLVDWYEGGINDKPRTERQGE
- a CDS encoding GNAT family N-acetyltransferase, which produces MTSISNNDLLSLGDLNLAEFNREFARWNERYEIIESDDLLMTLGADAFPGANFVMRLAPACTPSANELLDRAMAFFQARQRGFSIHVRRHIDTDLEAACEAAGMFKVGNSAGMCLDTPLPDKPEDGSVQVRVIEERQGAVDFADVTVASYKSLGLPEETGKKMFAAPERMLKPHIVPVVAYDHGVPVSVAMALMSHGIAGIYWVGTVETHRRRGLAERCTRIAGNRAFAMGATRVVLQASHMGEPVYQGMGYREFTRYPWYMWFYKKRG
- a CDS encoding FadR/GntR family transcriptional regulator, with the translated sequence MGQRFKAVVNSLMRDIFSNKLAPGDKLAAERELSKKMDIDRTSLRIALKQLEALGVLEIRQGDGIYVKDYMKNAGLDFLRLLFLQEEKEGEGPVIDEYIIDEAMEFWVEFMPLMVKVALRRITPLHIKRFVDTFNNELEVIGDREKVVESELLQQEMVAEATDNLLFLLLSNTTRPLRKKFLEIFVSQLDKETMRRHVEFKRALLRSDLATDPRGPEVISEGYKKMMIYYRDVARKSWQVTPEDDKLVKQFMASVDAGQA
- a CDS encoding SDR family oxidoreductase; this encodes MSLKRFPEKRILITGAGSGFGRALALEFAKLGWRIGVAEINAERAAESAELIRQAGGRPVEILCDVTKPEDLDAAAALVQKEWGGLDILVNNAGVAAAGLVEKTPLETWDWILALNTKSIILGCRSFIPMLKAQKSGYIVNMASAAGISSLPEMGCYNITKAAAISLSETLRGELAPFNIGVSVICPSFFKTNLMDQFTSPDERQRKMAAAFFKKSRVTADQIARHVVKSVDKKRFYIITQKDARVMWYAKRFFPETYFRIAASIYKKNLMDKYLGVS
- a CDS encoding 4Fe-4S binding protein, producing MATGLSLKERFDIPEYDDMAAMHYALLDFDQEKCVQCGLCVSACAGGCILIGSLYRSDFISGQGKARQGFPELDTLPNQTPMCVGCLTCSAACPTGAITIKQPFRPGGRLKKLHQAPEMTPPHRY